A region of Acipenser ruthenus chromosome 51, fAciRut3.2 maternal haplotype, whole genome shotgun sequence DNA encodes the following proteins:
- the LOC117398592 gene encoding uncharacterized protein LOC117398592, whose product MSPSARRCLLCLLLLSDQLYCHPFALPPVDSHSGSSNGFPIHLDGQNTESTSDYQDVSTSDANQEETESYERLLDNVFQDPHLKMIRNNITCNDLIGTAMLDEIVSLPFARDFTDVALAFVLGQLGCTEEIKPFVFQLIDDLGITGNERILLQIKELIEQSDMNSPIRKENTDISHVNAIIFNINQITVQAQNLIEMESNNDNASSVKLSDKCQGLVQINESSLNGPVLKSHKVLFNATSMCEDLGHTCAGVRLSINGTFEVIERKDNFLLPQRSSVSWIHECVELQFEKGHYISKRHAGCSDENEEKAYNVIQWIPILSSFYSLGTSIYYAAKHCPDVAKERAIDIAIDLGTDLAVALTGGAASAAVYGAKTGIKFGAKAGLKAGIQGVKAGVTSVVKTASKKVVETVTTKISKEIIKDAGKQGISKLSSLAKQIKTIPTVVKQTSGQIKKQTSILASKIGHDGVLKSSKDLVVTSSKKAKEAVKEGLDSLADKARRNIEDVYGSKKTIEIKSPNTKAETTFHCIVKRMPGNNCKRKMPASPDSNHPSSSNTDGNIGDVQRHSKAFKDNQGFSTNSDRNIEDVFNMRNSEQWRRARQEELKQWSVYTPTDLKEGRLKINGDTFKNLPPKRYFGALTQINEMYPNTYTVIEFPLAGETRRVTARPAPRGNNQIYIKTLNGDYPGTKSPGTTYQSVVKQLTEGNLDDKDIAKMILESLDLPLEKQKHIWDNLSKNQQRAAVDFIAITQIAESVPPINPNIKSGRVPGMDKNARAHLREIQEGKKTFEEAFASGDPDFVPSKRGGLQIGRDFANRQNNKADETYRRRFPGFSDSDY is encoded by the coding sequence ATGAGTCCAAGCGCCAGAAGATGTCTTCTTTGCTTGCTTCTGTTGTCTGACCAGTTGTATTGTCACCCTTTCGCCCTACCACCAGTGGACTCCCATTCTGGAAGCAGTAATGGGTTTCCAATTCACCTTGATGGACAAAACACAGAGTCAACATCGGATTACCAAGATGTTTCTACTTCAGATGCTAACCAAGAAGAGACTGAATCATATGAAAGGTTACTTGACAATGTTTTCCAAGATCCCCACTTAAAAATGATTAGGAACAATATCACTTGTAATGACTTGATAGGTACAGCTATGTTAGATGAAATTGTTTCTTTGCCCTTCGCTAGAGATTTCACAGATGTAGCCCTTGCATTTGTGCTGGGACAGCTGGGGTGCACAGAAGAgatcaaaccttttgttttccagctgatTGATGATTTAGGCATTACAGGTAATGAACGCATTCTATTACAAATCAAAGAACTGATTGAGCAATCAGATATGAACTCTCCAATTAGAAAAGaaaacactgacatcagtcatgTTAATGCTATCATATTTAACATAAACCAAATCACTGTACAGGCCCAAAATCTAATTGAAATGGAAAGTAACAATGATAATGCATCCTCTGTTAAACTATCAGATAAATGTCAAGGACTTGTACAAATTAATGAATCATCCCTTAACGGTCCTGTTCTCAAAAGCCACAAGGTGCTATTTAATGCCACAAGTATGTGTGAAGATCTAGGTCATACTTGTGCTGGAGTCCGCCTCAGTATAaatgggacttttgaagttattGAGAGGAAAGACAACTTCTTACTTCCTCAGCGCAGTTCAGTTTCCTGGATTCATGAATGTGTTGAACTTCAGTTTGAAAAGGGTCATTACATAAGCAAAAGGCATGCTGGATGTTCAGATGAAAACGAGGAGAAAGCATATAACGTAATACAGTGGATACCTATTTTAAGCTCATTTTACAGCCTTGGCACTTCAATTTATTATGCTGCAAAGCACTGTCCGGATGTAGCTAAGGAAAGGGCGATAGATATAGCCATTGACCTTGGAACAGACTTAGCTGTTGCTCTTACCGGTGGTGCGGCCAGTGCTGCTGTTTATGGAGCAAAAACTGGCATCAAGTTTGGCGCAAAGGCTGGACTTAAAGCAGGCATACAGGGAGTGAAAGCAGGAGTGACGTCAGTTGTGAAAACAGCTTCAAAAAAGGTAGTGGAGACAGTGACAACTAAAATAAGTAAAGAAATCATAAAAGATGCAGGAAAACAAGGAATCTCGAAGTTATCCTCTTtagccaaacaaataaaaacaattcccACAGTTGTTAAACAAACTTCAGGGCAGATTAAAAAACAGACCTCAATACTAGCCTCTAAAATCGGACATGATGGTGTCTTGAAAAGCAGTAAAGACCTCGTTGTTACCTCAAGCAAGAAAGccaaagaagctgtgaaagaaGGGTTGGACAGCTTGGCAGATAAAGCTCGTCGCAATATTGAGGATGTTTATGGATCTAAGAAAACGATTGAAATCAAGAGTCCAAACACCAAGGCAGAAACTACGTTTCACTGCATTGTTAAGCGAATGCCAGGAAATaactgcaaaagaaaaatgcCTGCTTCTCCTGACAGCAATCATCCTTCTTCTTCAAATACAGATGGAAACATTGGTGATGTCCAGAGGCACAGCAAAGCTTTCAAGGACAATCAAGGATTTTCAACAAATTCAGATAGAAATATTGAGGATGTCTTCAACATGAGAAATTCTGAACAATGGAGGAGGGCAAGACAAGAAGAACTAAAGCAATGGAGTGTCTATACGCCTACAGACCTGAAGGAAGGCCGTCTCAAAATAAATGGCGACACATTTAAAAACTTACCCCCTAAAAGGTATTTTGGCGCACTTACTCAAATAAATGAGATGTATCCAAATACATATACTGTGATTGAATTTCCCCTTGCTGGTGAAACTAGACGTGTTACTGCAAGACCAGCACCACGTGGAAACAATCaaatttatattaaaacactTAATGGTGACTATCCAGGCACAAAGTCTCCTGGAACCACatatcaaagtgtagtaaagcagctAACGGAAGGGAACTTAGATGACAAAGACATAGCAAAAATGATACTCGAAAGTTTGGATTTAcctttggaaaaacaaaaacatatctgGGACAATTTATCAAAAAACCAACAACGCGCTGCTGTAGATTTCATTGCTATCACTCAGATAGCAGAGTCTGTTCCACCTATTAACCCAAACATAAAATCAGGGCGAGTTCCAGGAATGGACAAAAACGCAAGAGCACACCTGAGAGAGATACAGGAagggaaaaaaacatttgaagaagCATTTGCCTCAGGCGATCCAGATTTTGTGCCTTCAAAAAGGGGAGGACTACAAATCGGAAGAGATTTtgcaaacagacaaaacaataaagcagatGAAACCTATCGAAGACGCTTCCCTGGATTTTCCGACTCTGACTATTAA
- the LOC117398496 gene encoding zinc finger protein 664-like — MVLRTMDNNKLQNRIPCDAMDSVKIEAVLIKEEFPELELVPISGEFSGLASLPIKQELCEIQCDSSQPEVSEIKAEQNELEIPQPEEPLPVKQEEAVDIVCIKWEPPEVEFDHVEPGEEESEDFQPKIPEPEPVCLRECSVGLERFCTKEQGAGEEGSLNSKEVESKTHSESSLAGSSPAAKARGGAGEYPDCGEGFSQSGNLEIHQRIETGEKPYPCPDCRKSFDVSGTLKAHQRIHTGEKPYRCSDCGKSFSHTGTLKAHQRIHAGEKPYLCSDCGKSFSDSGNLRKHKRIHTGDKLYCCSDCGKSFSDSGNLKKHQRIHTGEKPYPCPDCGKSFSHAGTLKSHQRIHTGEKPYCCSDCEKSFSDSGTLKAHRRIHTGEKPYLCSDCGKSFSHTGTLKAHRRVHTGEKLHLCSDCGKSFSHFGNLVTHQRIHTGEKPYHCTDCGKRFSRLENLVPHQQMHTGEKP, encoded by the exons atGGTATTGCGCACCATGGACAATAACAAA ctacAAAACAGAATCCCCTGtgatgccatggacagtgtgaagatagAAGCTGTCCtaattaaagaggagttccctgaacttgaacttgtccccattagtggggagttctctgggctggcttccctccccattaaacaggagctctgtgagatacaatgtgacagcagtcagccagaggtctctgagattaaagctgagcagaatgaattggagatcccccagccagaagaaccccttcctgtgaaacaagaagaggcgGTGGACATAGTCTGTATTAAatgggagccccctgaagtagagtttgaccacgtGGAACCAGGggaggaagaatccgaggacttccaACCAAAGATCCCTGAGCCGGAGCCTGTgtgcctgcgggagtgtagcgtggggCTGGAGAGATTCTGTACAAAAGAGCAAGgagctggagaggaaggctctctcAACAGCAAGGAGGTAGAAAGCAAGACTCATTCAGAaagcagtctagcag gttccagtccagcagctaaagcgagggggggtgctggagaatatcctgactgtggggaaggtttcagtcagtcaggaaaccttgaaatacaccagcgaattgaaacgggagagaaaccgtatcccTGCCCTGACTGTAGGAAGAGTTTCGATGTTTCAGGAactctgaaagcacaccagcgaattcacacaggagagaaaccgtatcgctgctctgactgtggaaagagtttcagtcacacaggaaccctgaaagcacaccagcgaattcatgcaggagagaaaccgtatctctgctctgactgtgggaagagtttcagtgatTCGGGAAACCTGAGAAAACAcaaacgaattcacacaggagataaacTGTATtgttgttctgactgtgggaagagtttcagtgattcaggaaacctgaaaaaacaccagcgaatccacacaggagagaaaccatacccctgccctgactgtgggaagagtttcagtcacgcAGGAACCTTGaaatcacaccagcgaattcacacgggagagaaaccgtattgctgttCTGACTGTGAGAAGAGTTTCAGTGATTCAGGAACGCTGAAAGCACACcggcgaattcacacaggagagaaaccgtatctctgctctgactgtgggaagagtttcagtcacacGGGAACACTGAAAGCACACCGgagagttcacacaggagagaaactgcatctctgctctgactgtgggaagagtttcagtcactttGGAAACCTTGTAactcaccagcgaattcacacaggagagaagccgtatcactgcactgactgtgggaagaggttcagtcggTTAGAAAATCTTGTGCCACATCAGCAAatgcacacaggagagaaaccttaa
- the LOC117967831 gene encoding acylphosphatase-2-like, whose protein sequence is MSSSSGLVSVDYEVFGEVQGVFFRKHTEDQGNKLKLVGWVKNTPRDTVVGQVQGPRETVQIMKNWLRTVGSPMSRIDKVTFTNETQISSLEFSSFTTRY, encoded by the exons atgagttcTTCCTCGGGTCTCGTGTCGGTGGATTACGAGGTATTCGGAGAAGTGCAAG GGGTTTTCTTCAGAAAG CACACGGAGGATCAGGGGAACAAGCTGAAGCTGGTGGGCTGGGTGAAGAACACGCCCAGGGACACTGTGGTGGGACAGGTGCAGGGGCCGAGGGAGACCGTCCAGATCAT GAAGAACTGGCTGCGTACCGTGGGCAGCCCCATGTCCCGGATTGACAAAGTCACGTTTACCAACGAGACACAGATCTCATCGCTGGAGTTCAGCAGCTTCACTACCAGATACTGA
- the LOC117967758 gene encoding zinc finger protein 501-like: MLNMEPVHIKEEVPKLEPVHIKEEASELEPVHIKEEVPELEPVHIKEEAPELEPVHIKEKVPKLEPVHMKEEASELEPVHIKEEATELEPFHIKEEVPELEPVHIKEEASELDPVHIKEEASELEPVHIKEEAPELEPVHIKEEASELEPVHIKEEVPKLEPVHIKEEASELEPVHIKEEASELEPVHIKDLERQQLPHGREEVPHTCNKCGKSFKNLRTLTRHQPVHIGATPYRCADCGKSFSRKENFKRHGLVHSGETPYQCSDCGKSFREKGTLKKHRRLHSGEKPYHCTECGNQYSAITSLRKHQVIHTGGPRYACPECEKSFKDPGTLKRHQRIHTGATPFDCAECGKTFSRLENLKRHQLIHRGEMPYLCSECGRSYREAACLKIHMRFHTGETPYHCTDCGQSFKWSRSLKKHKQKHV, from the coding sequence ATGTTGAAcatggagcctgtccacattaaagaggaggtccccaaactggagcctgtccacattaaagaggaggcctctgaactggagcctgtccacattaaagaggaggtccctgaactggagcctgtccacattaaagaggaggcccctgaactggagcctgtccacattaaagagaaGGTCCCcaaactggagcctgtccacatgaaagaggaggcctctgaactggagcctgtccacattaaagaggaggccacTGAACTGGAGCCtttccacattaaagaggaggtccctgaactggagcctgtccacattaaagaggaggcctcTGAACTGGaccctgtccacattaaagaggaggcctctgaactggagcctgtccacattaaagaggaggcccctgaactggagcctgtccacattaaagaggaggcctctgaactggagcctgtccacattaaagaggaggtccccaaactggagcctgtccacattaaagaggaggcctctgaactggagcctgtccacattaaagaggaggcctctgaactggagcctgtccacattaaagaccTCGAAAGACAGCAGCTGCCTCATGGACGAGAGGAGGTCCCCCATACCTGCAAcaaatgtgggaagagttttaaaaACCTCAGGACCCTGACAAGGCACCAGCCGGTTCACATTGGAGCGACTCCGTATCGCTGCGCCGACTGTGGAAAGAGCTTCAGTCGGAAGGAGAATTTTAAAAGACACGGGCTAGTCCACAGCGGGGAGACCCCGTATCAGTGTAGCGACTGCGGGAAGAGTTTCCGAGAAAAGGGCACCCTTAAAAAACACCGGCGTCTTCactcaggagagaaaccgtatcactgtacCGAATGTGGGAACCAATACAGTGCAATAACAAGCCTTAGAAAACACCAAGTCATTCACACGGGCGGGCCCCGGTATGCCTGTCCGGAATGCGAGAAGAGCTTCAAAGACCCCGGGACCCTcaaaagacaccagcgcattcacacaggggCCACCCCGTTTGACTGCGCCGAGTGCGGAAAGACTTTCAGTCGTTTAGagaaccttaaaagacaccagttGATTCACAGAGGCGAGATGCCGTATCTCTGTAGCGAGTGTGGAAGGAGTTACAGAGAGGCAGCgtgtttaaaaatacacatgAGATTCCACACAGGAGAAACTCCTTACCACTGTACTGATTGTGGGCAGAGTTTTAAATGGTCACGGTCCCTTAAAAAACATAAGCAAAAGCATGTGTAA